One Synechococcus sp. JA-2-3B'a(2-13) genomic window carries:
- the der gene encoding ribosome biogenesis GTPase Der: protein MPLPLVAIVGRPNVGKSTLVNRMAGVRSAIVHDEPGVTRDRLYQEVEWNGRRLRVVDTGGLVFGDDSEFLPHIRQQAMAAMAEAQAVIFVVDGREGLTPADVEVADWLRKQPLPVVVAVNKCESGQMGLAQAAAFWELGLGDPIPCSGIHGNGVAELLEAVLAHLPEVTAEAAGEPDPIAVSIVGRPNVGKSSLLNRLVGSERAIVSPISGTTRDAIDTVVTWEGQPYRLIDTAGIRKKNRVQYGIEFFSINRAFKAIQRSDAVLLVIDALEGVTEQDQRLAGRIEEEGRACVVVVNKWDAVENKDTHTINEFTREIRDRLYFIEWAPLLFVSALTGQRTHKIFEQVNTVVAAHRKRVPTAVVNEVLQDALAWQSPPTNRQGKQGRIYYGTQVADRPPTFVLFVNDPDLFKDNYRRFLEKHFRQNLDFTGTPIRFLWRGKSERLVGRAVRKLERSLTSR from the coding sequence GTGCCCCTACCTCTTGTGGCCATTGTGGGCCGCCCCAACGTGGGCAAATCCACCCTCGTCAACCGCATGGCGGGGGTGCGTTCGGCCATTGTGCACGATGAGCCCGGCGTGACCCGGGATCGTCTGTACCAGGAGGTGGAGTGGAACGGGCGCCGCTTGCGGGTGGTGGATACCGGCGGCCTGGTTTTTGGGGATGACAGCGAATTTTTACCCCACATTCGCCAGCAAGCAATGGCAGCCATGGCCGAGGCGCAGGCCGTGATCTTCGTGGTGGATGGCCGAGAGGGACTGACACCCGCCGATGTAGAAGTGGCCGATTGGCTGCGCAAACAACCCCTGCCGGTGGTGGTGGCCGTAAACAAGTGCGAGTCGGGGCAGATGGGCCTGGCTCAGGCAGCAGCCTTTTGGGAGCTGGGGCTGGGGGATCCGATCCCCTGTTCCGGCATTCATGGCAATGGGGTAGCCGAGCTGTTGGAGGCGGTGCTGGCTCACTTGCCCGAAGTGACCGCAGAAGCCGCAGGCGAGCCAGATCCCATCGCCGTCTCGATTGTGGGACGGCCCAACGTCGGCAAATCCAGCTTGCTCAACCGCCTGGTAGGATCCGAGCGGGCCATCGTCAGCCCCATTTCCGGCACCACCCGCGATGCCATCGACACCGTGGTCACCTGGGAAGGGCAGCCCTATCGCCTCATCGATACCGCCGGCATCCGCAAAAAAAACCGCGTGCAGTACGGCATTGAGTTCTTCAGCATCAACCGGGCCTTCAAGGCCATCCAGCGCTCGGATGCAGTGCTGCTGGTGATCGATGCTTTGGAGGGGGTTACCGAACAGGACCAGAGGCTGGCCGGGCGCATCGAAGAAGAGGGCCGCGCCTGCGTTGTCGTCGTCAACAAGTGGGATGCAGTAGAAAACAAAGATACCCACACCATCAACGAGTTCACCCGCGAGATTCGCGACAGGCTTTACTTTATTGAATGGGCGCCGCTCCTGTTTGTCAGCGCCCTCACTGGGCAACGCACCCACAAAATCTTTGAGCAGGTGAATACCGTGGTGGCCGCCCACCGCAAACGGGTTCCCACCGCTGTGGTCAACGAAGTGCTCCAGGATGCTCTTGCCTGGCAATCGCCCCCCACCAACCGCCAGGGCAAGCAGGGCAGAATTTACTACGGCACCCAGGTGGCGGATCGGCCCCCCACCTTTGTTCTGTTTGTCAACGATCCCGATTTGTTTAAGGATAACTACCGCCGCTTCCTGGAAAAGCACTTCCGGCAAAACCTGGACTTTACCGGTACCCCCATTCGCTTTCTCTGGCGCGGCAAATCCGAGCGCTTGGTTGGGCGGGCGGTGCGAAAATTGGAGAGATCCCTGACCTCTCGTTAG
- the smpB gene encoding SsrA-binding protein SmpB, protein MAVDPNVKTLVDNRRARFEYDILETYEAGIQLTGTEVKSIRAGKANLQDAFALFRDGEAWLHNLHISPHDTASKVFNHDPTRRRKLLLHRREIDRLRGLVEQKGLTVVPLKLVLNRGWIKAHLGVARGKKLHDKRQAIKERQTQREIQRELKER, encoded by the coding sequence ATGGCTGTGGATCCCAACGTCAAAACCCTGGTTGACAACCGTCGCGCCCGCTTCGAGTACGACATCTTGGAGACCTATGAGGCCGGGATCCAACTGACCGGCACAGAGGTGAAATCGATACGAGCGGGCAAAGCCAACCTGCAAGACGCTTTTGCCCTCTTTCGGGATGGGGAAGCATGGCTGCACAATCTGCACATCTCCCCCCATGACACCGCCAGCAAAGTGTTTAACCACGACCCTACCCGCCGCCGCAAGTTGCTGCTGCACCGCCGCGAGATCGACCGCCTACGGGGCTTGGTGGAACAAAAGGGCCTGACCGTGGTTCCCCTCAAGCTGGTGCTCAACCGCGGCTGGATCAAAGCCCATCTGGGCGTGGCCCGCGGCAAAAAGCTCCACGACAAGCGGCAGGCAATCAAAGAGCGGCAAACCCAGCGGGAGATTCAGCGGGAACTGAAGGAACGATAA
- a CDS encoding BMP family lipoprotein, with translation MMDVVFRLWIPVLLELPVNWNLTRAFSPSRGWAIGLAVAALLGSTPTTAQETFKVGMVLVGPMQDGGWSQAHVEGSEYVKAKLPGVEFDYLDKVNPADRPNVRASQVADDMIARGAKVIIFTSDDHKDDAIETARKHPEIAVIHASGDMAWKEGKNYIDLPNLANIMPQMEAMRMVAGCAAALGSETGKIGLLGPLINDETRRYAAAAYLGAKYCWETYRDRPEELQFRVTWIGFWFNIPGVTLDPSKVADDFYNSGFDVVMSGLDTPEAAVQGKRAAEVGKRVRYTHYGLASGCNFAPEICLGVSYYNWGPGYKQLIEAARAGTFESQFLRPPIDWSDINNPDTSSAGFIMGEALEPEDRAKLEEFIAGLGNGSIQLFKGPLNFQDGTPFLAEGEVASEVEIWYLGQLLQGMEGASN, from the coding sequence ATGATGGATGTAGTCTTCCGGCTTTGGATCCCTGTTCTGTTGGAGCTGCCTGTGAACTGGAATCTTACCCGCGCTTTTTCTCCCTCGAGAGGCTGGGCTATTGGCCTGGCAGTCGCCGCTCTACTGGGATCCACCCCCACAACAGCGCAAGAGACCTTCAAAGTGGGCATGGTGCTGGTGGGGCCGATGCAGGATGGCGGCTGGAGCCAGGCGCATGTGGAGGGCAGCGAATACGTCAAGGCCAAGTTGCCCGGTGTCGAGTTTGATTACCTGGATAAGGTGAACCCGGCGGATCGGCCCAATGTGCGCGCCTCCCAGGTGGCGGATGACATGATCGCCCGAGGTGCGAAGGTTATCATCTTTACTTCCGATGACCACAAAGACGATGCGATTGAAACGGCCCGCAAGCATCCTGAGATCGCAGTTATCCATGCTTCTGGGGACATGGCCTGGAAGGAAGGGAAAAATTACATCGATCTGCCCAACTTGGCCAACATCATGCCCCAGATGGAAGCGATGCGCATGGTGGCCGGATGTGCCGCGGCTCTGGGATCCGAAACCGGCAAAATTGGCCTGTTGGGGCCTCTGATCAACGACGAAACCCGCCGTTACGCTGCTGCCGCCTACTTGGGAGCCAAATACTGCTGGGAAACTTACCGAGATCGTCCTGAAGAGTTGCAGTTCCGGGTGACCTGGATTGGCTTCTGGTTCAACATTCCAGGGGTTACTTTGGATCCAAGCAAGGTTGCCGATGACTTTTACAACAGCGGCTTTGATGTGGTGATGTCGGGGTTGGATACGCCGGAGGCGGCGGTACAAGGCAAGCGGGCTGCTGAGGTCGGAAAGCGAGTGCGCTACACCCACTACGGCCTGGCCAGCGGTTGTAACTTTGCGCCCGAAATTTGCCTGGGGGTTTCCTACTACAACTGGGGGCCTGGCTACAAGCAATTGATCGAGGCGGCTCGCGCGGGCACCTTCGAGAGCCAATTCCTGCGTCCGCCCATCGACTGGTCAGACATCAACAACCCGGACACGTCTTCGGCGGGGTTCATCATGGGAGAAGCCCTGGAGCCAGAAGATAGGGCTAAGTTGGAGGAGTTCATCGCCGGCTTGGGGAATGGCAGCATTCAGCTCTTCAAGGGGCCGCTCAACTTCCAAGATGGCACGCCCTTCTTGGCTGAGGGGGAAGTGGCCAGCGAGGTCGAGATTTGGTATCTGGGCCAGTTGCTGCAGGGCATGGAGGGAGCCAGCAATTAG
- a CDS encoding glutathione S-transferase family protein, whose translation MLRLYGIPTSGNCYKVELLLKQLGIPYETVEVNSRAGENRRPEYLAKNPLGQIPALELEDGTVLAESAAILVYLAEDTPLYGQNKLERAEILKWLLFEQTRIARYIATTRFWVRAGQAEAHADVIAQNLKSGTEALEIMEGHLQGKAFFVGNRYTIADLALFTYTHVAEQGGFDLKPFPQIRAWCQRVKATDRFFPLPGA comes from the coding sequence ATGTTGCGACTGTACGGGATCCCAACCTCCGGAAATTGCTACAAAGTGGAATTGCTCCTCAAGCAATTGGGGATCCCCTATGAGACGGTTGAAGTCAACTCCAGGGCCGGAGAAAACCGCCGCCCCGAGTACCTGGCCAAGAACCCCCTGGGCCAGATCCCGGCTTTGGAACTGGAAGATGGAACGGTCTTGGCCGAGTCCGCCGCGATCTTGGTCTACCTGGCAGAAGACACCCCCCTCTACGGCCAAAACAAGTTGGAACGGGCCGAGATTTTGAAGTGGTTGCTTTTTGAACAAACCCGCATTGCCCGCTACATCGCCACCACTCGCTTCTGGGTGCGGGCCGGCCAAGCAGAGGCCCATGCTGACGTGATCGCCCAGAACTTGAAATCTGGAACAGAGGCCTTGGAGATCATGGAAGGCCACCTGCAGGGGAAAGCATTTTTTGTGGGCAACCGCTACACCATCGCCGATCTCGCCCTTTTCACCTACACCCATGTGGCGGAGCAGGGCGGGTTTGACCTCAAGCCCTTTCCTCAGATCCGAGCCTGGTGTCAGCGGGTGAAAGCCACCGACCGCTTCTTCCCCCTCCCCGGAGCCTAG
- a CDS encoding aromatic ring-hydroxylating oxygenase subunit alpha, producing MTAFYPATVQPGARTLPGHYYVSSSRFEAEIERIFYRQWFCVGRSADLAQPGDFLQVQVLRESLILVRDPKGQAHAFFNHCRHRGTRLCSELQGHFADGIPCPYHAWRYGLDGQLLAAPQMHEVEDFRREDYPLHSAALAEWEGFVWVNLSRNPQPFDEVFAPLQGRFREWNLSALRRGHRIEYNVQANWKLLFENYSECYHCPLIHPELARLSPARSGRNDLMEGPFLGGYMLLNPDVTSLNMSGQRSLPLISTVRGENQRRAYYYTLMPNLFLSLQPDYVMTHTLWPQGSDRTRVVCDWLFEPETLALDGFDPSEVVELWDRTNRQDWHLCELTQQGVGSRAYEAGPLSHAEGLLQAFGREYRRQMQELEEQSC from the coding sequence ATGACCGCTTTCTATCCCGCTACGGTTCAACCGGGCGCCCGCACCCTGCCGGGCCACTACTACGTCTCCTCCAGCCGCTTTGAGGCGGAGATTGAGCGGATTTTTTATCGGCAGTGGTTCTGCGTGGGGCGCAGTGCCGATCTGGCCCAACCCGGAGACTTTTTGCAGGTGCAGGTGCTCAGAGAAAGCCTGATCCTGGTACGGGATCCCAAGGGGCAAGCCCATGCCTTCTTCAACCACTGTCGCCATCGAGGAACCCGACTCTGCAGCGAGCTCCAAGGCCATTTTGCCGATGGGATCCCTTGCCCCTACCACGCCTGGCGCTATGGGCTGGATGGACAATTGTTGGCGGCTCCCCAGATGCACGAGGTGGAAGACTTTCGCCGTGAAGATTATCCCCTCCACTCCGCTGCCTTGGCAGAATGGGAAGGCTTCGTCTGGGTCAACCTCAGCCGCAATCCTCAGCCCTTCGATGAGGTTTTTGCCCCATTGCAAGGTCGTTTCCGAGAGTGGAACCTGTCCGCTCTGCGGCGAGGTCATCGTATTGAATACAACGTTCAGGCCAACTGGAAATTGCTGTTTGAAAACTACTCTGAGTGCTACCACTGCCCCCTCATTCACCCGGAATTGGCCCGTCTTTCGCCGGCTCGCAGCGGTCGCAACGACCTGATGGAAGGCCCCTTTTTGGGCGGCTACATGTTGCTCAACCCAGATGTGACCAGCCTAAACATGAGTGGCCAACGCAGCTTGCCCCTGATCTCCACCGTGCGCGGAGAAAACCAACGGCGGGCCTACTACTACACCCTTATGCCCAATCTATTCTTGAGCCTGCAGCCGGACTATGTCATGACCCACACCCTGTGGCCGCAGGGATCCGACCGGACGCGGGTTGTCTGCGATTGGCTGTTTGAGCCGGAGACCTTGGCGCTGGATGGTTTTGATCCCAGCGAGGTGGTGGAATTGTGGGATCGCACCAATCGACAGGATTGGCACCTGTGCGAGCTCACCCAGCAAGGGGTGGGATCCCGTGCCTATGAAGCAGGGCCTCTTTCCCATGCAGAAGGGTTGCTGCAAGCCTTTGGGCGGGAATACCGCCGGCAGATGCAGGAGTTGGAAGAACAAAGCTGCTAA